Proteins from a genomic interval of Streptomyces sp. NBC_00820:
- a CDS encoding formyltransferase family protein, protein MNIYISGRGAFAVQVAEALLDEGHKIVGIAAPRLRHGHSDESNALSWDRLRAWAYPRNIPWTDSAELRAAHVPDGVDVIVAAHSHAFLGRRTRARAAVATIGYHPSLLPLHRGRDAIRWTIRDGDKVTGGSVYHLTERTDGGPLAAQEHLFVPPGSTAQSLWREHLAPLGVRLLLKVVADLAKGRRIEVPQDEKVATWEPAMGAPPLFKPELIELPGTVPVDGSRGALHAQ, encoded by the coding sequence ATGAACATCTACATTTCAGGACGAGGGGCGTTCGCGGTGCAGGTCGCGGAGGCTCTGCTGGACGAAGGACACAAGATCGTAGGAATAGCCGCCCCCCGGCTGCGCCATGGACATTCCGACGAGAGCAACGCGCTGTCCTGGGATCGCCTGCGCGCCTGGGCGTATCCCAGGAACATCCCCTGGACGGACTCGGCCGAACTGCGCGCGGCGCATGTCCCGGACGGGGTGGACGTCATCGTCGCCGCGCATTCGCACGCCTTCCTCGGCCGCCGGACGCGTGCCAGGGCGGCCGTCGCCACCATCGGCTACCACCCCAGCCTGTTGCCGTTGCACCGGGGCCGGGACGCGATCCGATGGACGATCCGCGACGGTGACAAGGTGACGGGCGGAAGCGTCTACCACCTCACGGAGCGCACCGACGGCGGTCCGCTCGCCGCCCAGGAGCACCTGTTCGTGCCCCCCGGCTCGACCGCGCAGAGCCTGTGGCGCGAGCATCTGGCCCCGCTCGGCGTGCGGTTGCTGCTGAAGGTGGTCGCCGACCTCGCCAAGGGCAGGCGGATCGAGGTCCCCCAGGACGAGAAGGTCGCGACCTGGGAACCTGCGATGGGCGCGCCACCCCTGTTCAAGCCCGAACTCATCGAGCTCCCCGGAACGGTGCCCGTGGACGGCAGCAGGGGTGCGCTTCACGCGCAGTGA
- a CDS encoding MbtH family NRPS accessory protein → MSGNPFVGGDAEWLVVANAGGQYALWRPYLDVPKGWRVVHSCPDRDGALDHVERLHGGGETPMT, encoded by the coding sequence ATGAGCGGTAACCCCTTCGTCGGGGGCGACGCCGAGTGGCTGGTCGTGGCGAACGCCGGCGGGCAGTACGCGCTGTGGCGGCCGTACCTGGACGTACCGAAGGGCTGGCGGGTCGTCCACTCCTGCCCGGACCGTGACGGCGCCCTCGACCATGTCGAGCGACTTCACGGCGGTGGTGAGACACCGATGACCTGA